In Eriocheir sinensis breed Jianghai 21 chromosome 10, ASM2467909v1, whole genome shotgun sequence, the following proteins share a genomic window:
- the LOC126996704 gene encoding uncharacterized protein LOC126996704, whose amino-acid sequence MDTPHRWQYVDDSILGVPVNNRDPDFAPLQASLDNLKAWTVDNSATMNHTKSMMMHVCTSKRDVPPPLLSIGSHHLQVVQFTKLLGITVDNQLHVSNAVRAASYKQYMLRRLRTLGAPAAELCSIYSSFILPKLMYASPAWSSSLTLTQQQQLERVQKRAFRVILGPD is encoded by the coding sequence ATGGACACACCCCATCGCTGgcaatatgttgacgacagcatcTTGGGCGTCCCCGTTaacaacagggatccagactttgcacctcttcaagcgtcgctcgacaaccttaaggcatggacggttgacaacagtgctaCTATGAACCACACCAAGAGCATgatgatgcacgtttgcacgtccaagagagatgtgccacctccgctgctgtcaattggctcacaccacctccaggttgtccagttcaccaaactactcggcatcactgtggacaaccagctccacgtctccaacgccgtcagagcagcctcctacaaacagtacatgctgcgtagacttaggacgctgggggcaccggctgctgagctgtgcagtatttactcatcattcatactgccaaagctcatgtatgcctccccggcgtggtcatcgtcccttaccctcacccaacaacagcagcttgagagggttcaaaagagggcattcagggtcattttaggccctgactaa